In Zingiber officinale cultivar Zhangliang chromosome 6A, Zo_v1.1, whole genome shotgun sequence, a single genomic region encodes these proteins:
- the LOC121997558 gene encoding histone H3.2, whose product MARTKQTARKSTGGKAPRKQLATKAARKSAPATGGVKKPHRFRPGTVALREIRKYQKSTELLIRKLPFQRLVREIAQDFKTDLRFQSSAVAALQEAAEAYLVGLFEDTNLCAIHAKRVTIMPKDIQLARRIRGERA is encoded by the coding sequence ATGGCTCGCACGAAGCAGACGGCGAGGAAGTCCACCGGCGGGAAAGCACCGCGGAAGCAGCTGGCGACGAAAGCGGCGAGGAAGTCGGCGCCCGCAACTGGAGGCGTAAAGAAGCCGCATCGATTCCGTCCCGGCACGGTAGCACTGCGTGAGATCCGAAAGTACCAGAAGAGCACGGAGCTGCTGATCCGGAAGCTGCCCTTCCAGCGCCTGGTCCGCGAGATCGCGCAGGACTTCAAGACCGACCTCCGCTTCCAGAGCTCCGCCGTCGCCGCTCTCCAGGAGGCCGCCGAGGCCTACCTCGTCGGCCTCTTTGAGGACACCAACCTCTGCGCTATCCATGCCAAGCGCGTCACCATCATGCCCAAGGACATCCAGCTCGCCCGCCGAATCCGCGGCGAGCGCGCCTAG